GAGATTATTGACttggatctctctctctgttataTCATTAAATAAGTTGCAGAAGAGTCAGGATTAGTATTGGATTTGGACAGCCTTGAGTCAGGGTGGGGTTCTCCTACATAGcgatatatacatagatgacTCTTCATTTATGAACATGCCGAGACTGGAGATAGACACAGGATTTTGCCATTGATTTCGAGGGCGCTATGTTGTATATTAAGAGGAAGGCGAAGCTAAACAACTCACAGGATTCTTGAAGAAGATGCAGAGATCCCAACTCTGAATGACACAGTTTTGCAGGCCTTTTCGAGTTGCTTTGGATTTTGAGAAACCCGTCTGCTCATTTCTCAGTCCTGGTTAGTGAATTTCAATCAGTTCATTGGGTGATCACGTCCTTGTTTCAAGAATCTccacacaaagaaaaaaataaaaggaaaagagaagcgAAGTCTTTGTGTCGATATGGCAACGATCTAGTAACAACAAGAAGAATTAATCTGCTTTTAGGAAAGGCATCATTGGTTTGTTATTGTTCGGAAAGCCAACAAAGAGATGAAAGCAATCATCTTTTCACATTGAAACTGAATGTCTCCTCTTTCTCCCTTTAGGCATGGTAGGCCGATGCCATCTGTTGGAAAATTGGCCGCATGAGTTTTGTACTTTACTTGCTTGCAACTCTACTTGCACATATGAACCTCAGACCTCTTGCCcaaaccatctctctctctctctctctttctttctggtCGACGAACTTTTGTTACGGAGTCTTTATGGAATGATCACTCCTAGAGAAATTGATACAAGTTTTTCTCTTTAATGGGTAATAGTTTTATTATAGAGGGGATACCCACGTTGGATTTTGTTAACATGTGAGGTGCGAGAACTCTGTAAGCAATCTTCATGGTTGTTGTTCCACCCCTGTTTTCACAGGTTTCAAGCAGAAATGGGCTCCAGAAGTTGCAGACAAGCTGTCCTCCCTATTCTTTTGATGATCGTTTTCTCCGGAGTCAGCTCGAAAGTTATTGCAGGGAATGCATTATCATCCCACAGTCGTGCACCAGGTGAGTGATCATCCATCAACATGTGCCTTTTCAACTCTGTTATTGCTAATAAGGAATACCAATGAATGAAAGAGTTCTTCTCTCCATGTTAATAGCTTGGAGGAGAAAGTTTTAgccgcagagagagagagagagagagagagagagagagagagagagagagagagagaggcgagcaGTCAATGCCTTGACCTGTCCTGTGTAGATATAACGATGTTGTGTAGTCTTAATGTCCTGCTCAGGGCCCAGAAAAAGGATGACTGGCAGGTACGGCACAGCAAATCGAGTGGCAGATATGTGCAAAACAAGTTACAAAACATTTCTCGATGTTCAGTCTCATGAATTCTTTAGCTCCAAAGTTTTCCATTTCTGTGCCAACTCAATTCGATTACATTTAAATGATTGTGTAAATTGGTATCATCTCTTTGTATTCGGAATCTCCAGCACAGGCAACGTTTTTATACAGAGAactttctgtttttcttctcaGGGAGACATCTCCTTCAGGTTGACAGTGCTTCAGATACCGTAAGGTACTCGGGTGACGACACTGTTAGAGTCGATCCGCTCGACAATTTCAAGAAATACAGAGGAGGATATAACCTAACCAACGTGCACTATTGGAGCgtaagcctctctctctctctctctctctctcgtgcaccATATATGTGGTGCTGATGACAATTTGGTCCCTACACATGCAGTCGACAATATTTACAGGAGTCTATGGATACACCAACGCAATCTTGTGGCTGCTGATTGGGGTAGCATTCGGGTTTTACATGCTATTGGTCAGGTCTTGTGTTGGGAGTACAGGAAATTGCAGAGAACTTCAGAAGAGATCACAATGTCACAAGCTATGCCCTCTGTGGCCTGTTCTAATTGCCTTTATCTTCATGGTCTTAGCAATGTAAGTCATATGAAAAGCACAATGATTTTTGGTTAGAACGAATCTGAGAATTCATGAATCTGAATTTGTGCAGAGTGGCAGTTGGGTTAGTGCTTGGGGCCACTGCTGAATTCCATTCGAGGGCGAAGACTGTAGTGAACATAATCATTGACACAGCAGACGATGCATCGGAAAAGATATACAACACCACAGGAGCGATAAGGGGCATCAAGGACACTTTACTAGTGTCTGGAAGCAAATATACCTCTACCTCTCTCATGACCACGTCCGAGAAATTGGACTCTGAGGCTGCCAATATCCAAAGACAGGCTAGGAACAACCGGCGATTGATCAACAAGGGCTTGGAGATAGTGTAAGTAATCCTAACTTCTATCTTCCCCAGACCTTCCAATGCCATTTAGTGACAAGCTTGTTCCTTTTACAGGTACATAGTAACCACAGTGACCATATGCTTGAACTTAGTTGCCGTCATAGCTCTGTCAGGTATCCAGTCGAAGTCTCCCAAGCTCATGTCTTTTGACGTTCAAGTTTGAATCTTCTGATGGAAACATAAATCCTTGCCTTAAATCTATCAAAACGAAAATTGAAAACTGATGAAAATCTGACTATTGCAGTTCTTCTTACCCCATGAAAAAGTACTAACTGAATACATGGTTTCATTTTATCCCCTTGATGCAGTTTCTGGGTTTTTAAGACTACCGCGTCTGCTTTACTGGTAAGAAATTTGCTATCTGACATCAAACAGCCATTCCAGTGTATGCTTGAAAGATCCTCCTTGATCCAAAGCGCTAAGATTTTCTAAACAATGCtgttttgctctcttttttttttttttttttttttttttttttttttcactggaCAGGTTGATCGCATTATGTTGGCTATTGACAGTCCTCTGCTGGATCTTCTTCGGGTTTTATTTCTTCTTAGAAAGGTAATGCCGTCCGAGTAATGATGGCGCTTCTCGTATATAACTTTCTCTtatcacaaaattgaaaaaaaaaacggaataGATGTTCTTTCTGTAATGCAGCAACAGATTGAgagaaattactttttctttgtGCAGGTTCTCGAGCGATACATGCACAGTTCTGGACGACTTCCAACAAGATCCGAACAACAACAGCTTGAGCTCGATCCTCCCCTGCGATGAATTTCTCTCGGCAAAGCCCATTCTCTCAGGTGTCAGCGCACGAATATACGATATGGTCAACAAGGTACAAATTTTGTGCGTCATGAGTTAATCAATAACATTGCTTTTCATCGATTGAAATCATCAGATTAAAactgaaaatggagaaaaatatgcTCCTCAGGTGAATGCAAACATATCAAATCTTCAGGCGACATTGTTCCCAAATCTCATGTACGTCTGCAACCCGTTCTCGCCGCCACCTGAATATTTGTACCAGCCGGATAAATGCCCTGGGAACACAATTCGAATAGG
This region of Eucalyptus grandis isolate ANBG69807.140 chromosome 8, ASM1654582v1, whole genome shotgun sequence genomic DNA includes:
- the LOC104416150 gene encoding uncharacterized protein LOC104416150 yields the protein MGSRSCRQAVLPILLMIVFSGVSSKVIAGNALSSHSRAPGRHLLQVDSASDTVRYSGDDTVRVDPLDNFKKYRGGYNLTNVHYWSSTIFTGVYGYTNAILWLLIGVAFGFYMLLVRSCVGSTGNCRELQKRSQCHKLCPLWPVLIAFIFMVLAIVAVGLVLGATAEFHSRAKTVVNIIIDTADDASEKIYNTTGAIRGIKDTLLVSGSKYTSTSLMTTSEKLDSEAANIQRQARNNRRLINKGLEIVYIVTTVTICLNLVAVIALSVSGFLRLPRLLYWLIALCWLLTVLCWIFFGFYFFLERFSSDTCTVLDDFQQDPNNNSLSSILPCDEFLSAKPILSGVSARIYDMVNKVNANISNLQATLFPNLMYVCNPFSPPPEYLYQPDKCPGNTIRIGDIPKVLKIFTCSDPNGGNCSGSQFISASNYKIVEAYTSSIQSLLNAYPGMESLIECQSVKDAFSQILTRHCRPLKRYARMAWASLMLLSAIMVFLVLIWTTKVIQDKKHRHSDGSVKPHLGELDLQEPGKTKGFQDNVGYGSV